The window CGTTGTTCAAGAACAATTATATACGATTATGTTACTTCCTTTGCTTGTTTATTTATAAACAACTCCACCTACAAAACTTTGACACTACTCAAAAGCCATCAAAGTTAACAAAACACTCTTTGAGAAAAATGACCAAGAAACTCCAAAAGCGTCTCCAAGATTACCTCACCAAGATTAAGAAACCTTCCCCTGCTTTGATCCCAATCCCCTCTAAGAAATGGATGCGAACCTGTAAACACCCCAAAACCCTATCTTTCGCTATCAACAACACTGAGACGACTCAAGACAAAGATGATGATGCTGCAACACTCTCAGATATCGATGAGTTTCTCTTCGAGAATTTCAGGTCTCTCTACCTAAGAGACGATGATCAAGGAGCTGACACCACCGACGAGAACGAAAGAAAAAGAGAAGAGAAAACCCTAGAAATGAAACAAGGCCATGAAAAGGAAAGTGCAAACGAGCCCTTTTGGGATAAACCTCTACACCTGAAGAAACGTAGTCCTGATCAACATGAAACCCAAAACCAAGATGGGTTTCTGTTCGAGTCCCCTCGACTGAATATTGATCCACCGGCGGCGGATCTCTGTAGCTCACACAGGTTTTCAGTGTCCCCGGGTCGACTGTCAAGCTCCGTCCGGACTAGCACAACCACCACTACGACATCTGAGGACGCAGGATCCAGCTCTATGACGTCAACACGAACCCTAAACGTCGACTCTCCTACCACATCACATTCTAATAACAACGATCACCATGTGGCACTTCCGACTGACTGTATCTCAGTCTTGATGTACTCTCCCAACCCGGGCTACGAGTTTAAAAGATCCATGCATGACATGGTTGAAGCTCGCCTCAGAAACAATGCAAAGGTAGACTGGAATTTCATGGAGGAGCTTCTGTTTTGTTATCTCAATCTCAACAAGAAGAAGTCCCACAGGTTCATACTGAGCGCTTTCGCGGATTTGGTCGTGGACATGCGTCAGGATTCTGACACCGTTCTGGAGAGATCACGGAAACTTTGAAATTCCAGGTGAAGGACCATGGATTTCAGCGAAGAACATGAAGATTAGTGCTGGGAGAAATATAGGCTTAATTTACTAATTAGATTGCTTCTGGGTTTATTCTCGGTAGCCTTCACATGCAATTATGCACTATCCTATGCTTGTAATATTGTACTATATTCATCATGTACCCTTCAAGGAAATCAAACAGTTTCTCTCTATGATTCAAGTTTTGTAATTTTGTGGGTTTTGGTGAGATTTTATGGATATTTGATAGGGTCCTGTCGATTGCTTGTTCCCCGGTGCTCAGATACATAGAACTTTTCTAGATTTGCCACCTTTATTCTTGTTTATGTTAGGATAGAGAAACGATTTACAGACATCCGTTAATATCGCATAACGCCAAATTAAAACACATTACAAATAGCTACAATACAGTATTTCTTGGAATGGTCATTTGAAAAGTGACAGCAACGTTTAGAATGAGTTTTAGTTTTCCTATTTTCAAATTGGACTCAAACTTTTAGCTAGTAGCAAATTTGATTTCATGTTCGGATTCAAACTTTTAGCTAGTGAAGAATGCGTCTTGTTTTCCAATTTTCACGTTCGGGCTCAAACTTTTAGCTAGTAATTGTGGAATGCATCTTCATCTTCATATTCGGATTCAAACATTTTAGCTAGTAAACATGTGTTTTGTTTTCCCATTTTCACGTCCAAATTAAAGTATATTCCATCTCTGCTAACTCATATATGTACATTAGTATTCAACATACTCGGAAAAAAAAAAAAATTGACTCAAATCTGACCGGTCAGATCCATTGCATACCAGTAGAGTTCTTTAAAAATATGCTAGATAGTCTAGCCTCTCTTTCTCGATCACTCCTTTTAGAGGACAACTCTCTTTCCTCTTATGTGATTTCACTCTCTACCCCAAGAAGAAATTAGTGTTTTGGTGGCGTAGCGCCCGTAGCCGCCACCACTCGAAGTCTACAAAGAAACTATACAGTCAAAGATGGAGACCTTGGGTTAGTAATGGAGTCTTGCTAGCTAGCTAGTATTCCTCAATTTCTACATATGCCAATTATTTCGAGCAGAGAAACGTTACAAATACAAATCAATATTGTCAAAGACGATTGGAGAAAGAGCTTTCCCTAACATGTCTGCGTTCAAACGCTACCGTCTCTGTTGCATGTTCCTTAATTGGTGCTGTTGTTTGAGCTAAAACTTGCTGAAACCATCTGGTTCCATACACTCCAATAGTCCAATGTCGTTTTCGTAGTTCTATCAGGATCATTAACCAAGACTCCAAGAGTGATGAATATGAACAACTAATTATGAGGAATAAGAACCAAAAATTAAGATACAATAGCAACGAAAATTATGGAACAGGCTAGCTAGGAACCAGAAGATCGAGAATAATTATTTATCTTCTAACTAAGAGCGGGCTACGTATATAGACAGCTGAGACCTAATGCAGGAAATGCTCTCAATTACTATTTAATCTGGTTATGGTCAGACCTGTAACAATTCGATTCCCTCAACATCGCCATTCTTGGGAACCCGAAGGAGCCCAGTGTTTTTCCCATCCAGATGGTAAAACATACTATCATAAAAGGGATCCTAATACTTGCATCCATCTTATAACTTTGAAGGAAAGACGTTGTGTACGTGGCCCCTCACCAGCACTTCTGCTAATTGCCTAGCCTGCAAGTGAAAATTGTTGGTTATTATACTAGTAGTAGTAAAACTACAAGTACTGTATATTAGAACTTAATTGATTGTTGGAACAATTTCCATAAAATAAAAAATAACGATATTATGTGTTTCAAAGATTCTACTACATTGAAGCAATTAGGCTTTTCCTATAAGTGTGCAACATTGTTCTATTTTCTATTCCTCAATCTCCAACTTATCACACTGGAGATTGTCATTCTTGTGATACAGAGTGGTGCTCATTGGTTCGGTGCATTGGCATTCAGAAAAGTGAGGGTATGAAAATGATCATAATTTTTATGCAATGAAGTTTGTTGAAACACCATAGCCTGACAGCTAGCAGCTAAAACTTACATATGTTCCAGGTTTTGGATTGCATCTGCATACATAAGTACAGTAAAACTGTAAAAGTAGCAATTTTCCTGTCCACGACCGATAATCTTATATAATATCATCCTAAAAGACAGCTTCATACCATTGGTTAGAGTCGATATGACTGTAAGTTGGGATTTACTGGTTTTCTTTGGTCCAGGTATAAGTGTCTAACGATCCTCACCTTTGTTCACACACTTGACCACATTTCAAATACCAGATACCAAAAGTAACAAGCTTCACAACAATGTCAATTGTAACTGATGAGTTGAGAGCCAAGGCTGATGAGCTCTGCCATGGTGATGCTATCTGCCAGGAGAAATCAAAGTTCTTGCTCACAGAGAAGGGTCTCCCCAATGGGCTCCTCCCCATGAAGGACATGTTGGAATGTGGCTACATCAAAGAGACTGGCTTTGTTTGGCTCAAGCAGAAGAAGAGCACCACCCACAAGTTTGAGAAGGTTGGGAGGCTGGGAAGCTATGCAACTGAGATCACAGCCTATGTTGAGAAGGGCAAGATCAAAAAGCTGACAGGAGTCAAGACCAAGGAGCTCATGGTGTGGGTGTCACTTAGTGACATCTATTTGCATGAACCCCCAACTGCGAAGATCGCCTTCAAGTCCCCAACAGGGCTATTCAGGACATTTTCTCCATTGGCTTTCGAGCTTGATGGACCAGATGGTGGCAACGCCTGTGGAGGAACACAAGGACGTCCCGGAACCTGTGGAAGTCTAGGCTCACTGCTATAGATTTCAAGGGTGTATGTTCTGTTTTAGTAATACTACCCCCAGAAGAAAGTTTTGGCTTTATTTTCAGGATCTATTTTGATGATCATATGTAATGCTGTTGTTTTCAAGTACTTTTACTAGTGCTATTACCTTCATATGAAATACAATTTACATTTCCCTAGTAAAAAAGAAAAAGTACAAGTGTATAACAAATAAGAAAAGCAACAGTGGTGTAAATATACTCTTCTATCAGGTTCAATTTCCATCGGATTCTCTAAAAATGCTACCACCTGAATTACATCTACTAAAGCAGGGTAAAGAAATGTCAACGTTAGCAGCAGTAATTTGGTTTCCTTCTTTACATGTGTAGATTATTGACCTGAATAATCCTCCTACTGGGTTTTAGATCATTAGTTAGTCCGTCAATTGGTGAGTTGCAAATTGCAATTGACTAATCTGTTTGTCTTTCACTCTTCTAACCAATCAAATATATTCATTTTGGTTTAATTGATTGTATGCAGTATAAACTATACAAATTATGAGCAAACTACCCATGTAACTAATTCAATTGTTTCTATTTGTTCAAAACTTACAATGAAGGTAAAGGGACTGGGGAGCCAGTAGAAACTATGATGCAAGTGTAAATGCTTTTGACCACTGAAGTTACAATTCCTGACAACCATAAGCTTTGCCTTCAAAAAGAGAACACATCACCTTTCATATCAGGGATCACCTCAAGAAAAACCGGCCTTGTTATCATGCATCTCACTCTGAGAAGATCCATTGGTTTGAAAATAGTGATCATACATGGAATGATACTTTGCAGGAATGAAGTACTTGAATCTGTTGACAATTGTGACAGAAATAATATAAGCCTCAAATATGAGATGTCAAACTCATAGTAGATATATATACAGCAGGGATGTGAAGCGGACGTCTGCACTCTGCTTAAAATGAGGACGTCCGTCCGTTCTCCACCCTCCGGCACCGGCGACAGCGCGCCTTCACTCTAGAAGACTCCAGCAGCGTCCCCAACCACTTTTCCTCCCTGGCGAGTCCGTTTTTTTCCAGTTTTCCGGCGAGATCGACTTTGTTTGAAGTTTTGGGTGATCTCGCCGGAAAACTGAAATGAACGGACTCGCCGGGGAGGGAAAGTGGTCAGGGACGCTGCTGGAGTCCTCTGGGGTGGAGGCGCGCCATCCTCGGCGCCGGACGGTGGCGAACAGAGGCTATACACGCACAATCTTGATATTTTTACTCTGCTTGTACAGCATCCACCTCGCCATCCATCGGATCAAAAGCATATTTTTAAGTTTCAGTGGATTACTTCTGTTTTTTTTAGTAGATTTTTATTAAACAAGCAGCAGCCATAATTGTCTGCTCACAAATAAGCAGGAGATCGTAACTAACATATATCAGGTTGGAAGGAGAGTATCACCTTTTAAGAAGGGGAAGCCTCTCTGGTCCACAAAACAATCTAGCAATTGATTGCAAAACTTCACTTATGTTCATTGCTTTGGACTTCAGTGCCTTCATCAAATTTACAAATTCTTTATACTCCAAAGCACTAAGTTTCTCTTTAACCTGTAAGGCACAAGGAAAACATCCAAATCACCAAGTTGTTCATATGAAACCTTAAACAGGAAAACTGTGTGATTGCAGAGAAGAAAGACTAAATACAACAAAGTACATGAGAACGGGTTTTAAAAGATGGAGGGATATTCAGGGATCGGGGGCAGTCATTTCAGGAAATATCCAGTAAGCAAATAGTGAACTGTTGACCTAAATGTCTCAAACTCAAGAAAGACGCTCTGAATAAGGAAACTCTTTATTTTGCTTTTCCTTGTACAAACAAGTATTCTGCATAAGGTACTTAAAGACCCTTCAATATCCTGTGACTCGTGCCGATATTCTTTTTTATTGTCAAATGGAAACCATAATAAGTATTCACAACAGTTTCAACTATTTCATCTGTAAAGTATTGAGATTAAAGAATAGTCTTAACACCAATCCTGAAGAAAGCAAAGGACGGAATTAAGCATACAATTCTTGCCAGGCAAGCCAACCGGTAAATGTAACAGAACTTGTTTAAAGCAATAAGCATGTCACCTTAAGCTTCTTTTTCTATTTCTGGCAAGAATTTTTTTTTTCTTTCTATTTCTGGCGAGAATAGTATAGATTTTATATGCATGAGATGGCATACCTTGTCCAGCTTTGTTCTCAATAAAACTCATTCAGAATAAAACCAAATAATAACTTGTAGCCAGCAATGAGAAAACATCATCAGAACCCTCACCTGAATAAGAAATTGAGATCCTCTCGTTTCCTCATCACCAGAAGGCACAGGATCATTATCTTTATGCAACAGTTTTGAACCACCTTGAGCATTTTGTGTACTTTCTCTATCAGATGACTTAGATCTATGTGAGCTCTCACTTCTGATTGAATTAAGGCCATGTGATTCGAAATCCATTGTATGAGATGAATGCTCAGGAGAATTGTTAATATGTTGCGCTGCATCATGCTCTGCACTTACTTTACACTTCTTTGCAGAACACAGTGTTATCATTTCTTCACTCCACTTCTCTTTTAACATTGATCCACCAGTAAGATCAATTATGTTTCTATCTTGATACTGCATACTGTCCCTCTTAAGGGTAAGATCAATTATGTTTCTATCTTGATACTGCAT of the Fragaria vesca subsp. vesca linkage group LG6, FraVesHawaii_1.0, whole genome shotgun sequence genome contains:
- the LOC101295357 gene encoding uncharacterized protein LOC101295357, whose translation is MTKKLQKRLQDYLTKIKKPSPALIPIPSKKWMRTCKHPKTLSFAINNTETTQDKDDDAATLSDIDEFLFENFRSLYLRDDDQGADTTDENERKREEKTLEMKQGHEKESANEPFWDKPLHLKKRSPDQHETQNQDGFLFESPRLNIDPPAADLCSSHRFSVSPGRLSSSVRTSTTTTTTSEDAGSSSMTSTRTLNVDSPTTSHSNNNDHHVALPTDCISVLMYSPNPGYEFKRSMHDMVEARLRNNAKVDWNFMEELLFCYLNLNKKKSHRFILSAFADLVVDMRQDSDTVLERSRKL
- the LOC101295644 gene encoding uncharacterized protein LOC101295644; protein product: MSIVTDELRAKADELCHGDAICQEKSKFLLTEKGLPNGLLPMKDMLECGYIKETGFVWLKQKKSTTHKFEKVGRLGSYATEITAYVEKGKIKKLTGVKTKELMVWVSLSDIYLHEPPTAKIAFKSPTGLFRTFSPLAFELDGPDGGNACGGTQGRPGTCGSLGSLL